From the Helianthus annuus cultivar XRQ/B chromosome 17, HanXRQr2.0-SUNRISE, whole genome shotgun sequence genome, the window TTGTACCAATTGCACGAACGGGAAGCGTGCTCGTCCCTTTTACCTAATATATACCCGAGTTGAGATGACCAGGATACCTAATTACACTCCCTCTTCTCAACGGGCCATTCGCTGTCCGACCGATGATCAGAAATTCGACCTTTCATTCGCTGCAATTCATCTTATTTTCTTTTAACAACGGGCGTAAATTGATATCTGTATGAATCTATTCCTCAAATCGAATCGATAATGGTTGGACGAAAGGTATTCAAAACGAGGATATGCGTTCTATATACAAAAGGCCGTTGTCATCGCCAGTCCTGTTCTTTTGCACACGGTGACGCTGAGCTCCGTCGCTATAATAATAGTTCTTCATCATCCTCCTTTAATAATAATGGTATTCAACAATATACCAACCTCACTTTGTTATTATTTTGCTTTGTTTGCGCTTCAATTTATATTAATTAACTTGATTACCACCTAATTTTGTTTCAGTTAGGGTTTGCTGTTGTTAGCATATATGATCTTAGGGTTGCATCTGTAACTATAGGTTTCTAGCATCATTTACCCAATATTTAAAGATAAGtaagctttatatatgttttacTATGGAAATTAAATACATGTACAACCTGAAAAGCATACCGTACAACAACCTGCTGCACAAAATATGGGAAGTacatgaggcgcgcgcctcagggTCAGTTTTTTTGCCACAAAGTCGGGCCTCAGGTGTGCGTTTTGAATAAGGCGCGTCTGATGCTACCAAAAGCGCAGGGGGTTGCGCCTTTCGCCCAGGCTCGCTGTTTTAAACCAAGAGTATGATAATGTTTATGAAAGATTACATGTGTTGACTGTAATTATAAGAGCACAAGGAGGTGGTTGTTATTATTTTGATTTATCGGTCGGTCATTGGTTTTGATATTTGAATTCTGGAATGGGGGAAATTGGGGAAGGTATGTTCGTGGAAGTATCGGTTACTTGTATGCTTTTCTAATTACTTTGTTTTGTTTGTGTACTCATAATGATATGAATGATTCGTTTCAGTAGACAGCATTTTTGTTCACAAGAAAATAGGATTAGCGGAGTATAATGTAACCTTTTGTTGCTCGTCCTTATTTCATGTAAAAAAGGGACAGGTCACTTATTTAAGTGCATATGATATCCAGTATAGTTTTCCTTTCCAGATTTATTATTACTCAGTTGTTAAAGTATGTTTGGTTGAAGTCAATACTTGGTAAGGATTGCTTAGGCCCAAGATTCACGGGTTCGTCAAGGATAACAACTATCACTGCAGTTAGATACAAGCATCTGGTTTTCTGAATAATTATTTTATCTAATCATCTAACTATTTGTATTTGAAAACGCGATTCAATAGTTGACCTAAGCAAGTATGCTCATATCTGCATTGTGGTTTTCTGAGTGGTTTTCGTATCCTCTTTACGCTCTAGGACTTCCACGGCACTTTTTCAGCTCTTTATGTTGCGGTTTGAACCCGTCTTAACTCTTAAGTATTACTTAAGTCAATCAGGTTACTGTACAGTGCTCATAATGCATTTATGGGTATATCTATGACTGCAAACTTCCTACGTATGTCATCAAGTTGTTGAGATACATAATCGTATCAGCAGTTGCGTATCTCTATCATCTATTATCAGAAGGAATTATACTGGTTGCTTTATTGCTGCTGGTGGTATTGTACTATTATTCTCGGGAATTTCATCTTCATTTGCTCTTAGACATCATCAGATGGTTATTTTCAAATGTTCACACTTTTCTGTTACGTATTCGCTTGTGTGCTGTTGGAGTCTGTGCGACTATGCTACTTTATCATTTTCACTCCTCTTTGAACATGATACGGCAACAGAATCAGTCGAACGGAATATTTATACGAAACAACCAATTATATAGCTATTAGCAAGAGCGACGGACTTATATATTCATTCTATGACTTCAAGAAGAATAAAGTTATAAAACACCATACCTTATTCATATTATTCAAGAAGAGAAATGTCTACAATCTTATACGTTCTTATTTATACGAGGGCTGTGGCTCTCTTTGGCACTTGAAAGAAGGCACCGTAACTTTTCGTCATTTTGTTAAGATGTGGTTACATCTAATGGTAAGGCGTATCTTTGTTATTGAATATTGACTATGGCACATATGGTTACTTTGAATTTAAAACAAGCGGATGCTGGTTTTCAATCTACTGAAAATCGTATTTTCACATTTTGCAGCGAGGCGGGACCACCGTGCTGGTGATTTAAGAGATAAGTTAGGAAGACAGTGGTCCCCACCTCGGAGAAACTCTCTTGAAAGAGACTCAAGAGATCCACTCCCGTCTCCAAGATATGGGAAAAGGAGGTGTGTTTCTGAAatcagttatttttttttttcctttttaatttGCATATAgttaggcctgtaaatgaaccgaacgaacacgaacaaaggtatgttcgtgttcgttcatgtaactttaaccgaacacgaacatacaatcaaacacatttttttgttcatgttcgtttattaagaaaatgggcatgttcgtgttcgtttaggTTCATTCGTTTGAAACCTAAACGAACAGGTCACGAACGTAAACagacataaacaaacaaacaaacataaagcAACACAATTAAACAAACACAATTGAACATAACTGactaaacataaacgaacataaagtAATTTTCTATATAAATTAGTGATTAATTACGATAAATTACATTGGAAAACccatttttattactagaaagcCAATTAACAATTAGCTCTATTTATATAACTAGTTAGAAAGTTccttttatgtttaatatttataaaaatataactacttatgtatataaacaaatgtaaataaacgaacatagACGGACGTTCATGatcataaatgaacgaacaaaacgtgtgttcatcttcgtttgttcgtttattaaataaacgagcttcccgccgaacaagttcatgaatGTCCGGCTTGTTTACAGGCCCACATATAGTCAATAGGTTAAGAACATTTAATTTGGTGGTGATCTTATTTTAAGATACTTAGTGGCCTTGCTGTGTGATTTATTGTTTTAAATGGATTTTCATTAGAGATCCGTTTGAGATTTCAGCAATCTCTTTTTTACTTATCTATCTATTTTGTACTTGTCTTATAGTGATTGGGGTCATAGAAAAAGACAGCACTTTGATGGCGAAAATGATTATTCCGGAAGCTTGAGATTAGCCGATGGAGTTGAACGGCATGCCCGAGATAGAAAACCTTTATCTCCAGAATTTGACGATATTCATGATGAGCAGGTTTTTTTATTACTTGTAAGTCATTATTTGCTAATTACCATGTTCTTGCTGCTTACCTATttgtattttcttttaaatcCATGGTGCAGTTGAAGCAATTGCAATCTGAAATTGACATGCTAGAAGATCACAAGCAGCAACTACAGGTGCGTGTGACCAACTACAGGTGCATgtaaaaactttttacatttGTAAGCATTATTGTAATCAATGCAATGGTACATAGATCTATTTGGAAGAAAGTACTCAAGAAGCAGAAAGTCTAAATTCCAAAATTGAAGAGCTTGAGATGCAATTATCCACCGAGAAAGATGAATGCAAGAGGTATTTAATGGGCCACATCAAATATATAATCTTCTTTAAGTAAAGTACATGGATAGTGCCTgtggtttttcaaaattttggatttcgtctctagctttccaaaagtacacggatggtcctggtaatttgcattttgtaacgcatttagtccccaactatTGACAAAAGTACACgcatggtccctgtggtttgcgctTTGTAACatatttagtccctaacttggacctcCTAAAACCTTCAGTTGTTAGCTGAGGActaatgcgttacaaagtgcaaaccacagggatcatccgtgtacttttggaaagctagggaccaaatccaaaattttgaaaaatcacagggactatccgtgtactttactcatcTTCATTTTTACTTTTAAGTTTTATGTTTACACCCTCTTTCTGAACTTTTAATCTCTTATAATTTTTCTTGTTTATGCCAGAATTTCTTCCAAAATTAGGAAGTTTGTCAAGGCTAATAACCGCCATACAAGGCTGCAAGAGGAACTAAAGAGGCAAACATCTGTTGCTTTATCGTCAACTTGCACATTCGTTGGGGCTATTATATTTTCTTCCGTTTGATTTCCCTCTTTGACTCTTCAGACAAATTTTACATTATGTAGGTCGCAATCTCGTCTTCAAAGGCTTGGGGATCAACTTGGTTCAGATGCTAGAGTTGCTGCTAATGAAGATGATACCAACATTAGTATATTAAGTGATGAAGAAACTATGGGCAATCTCTTAATGAGCCCCAAAATTCACAAGGCTTCACCAACGAAGAATGAGACGTTTGGTAATCGTTTAGTGGTCCCACGGAAGGATGAATATAATGCTTCTCCAAGCAAGAAAAGGATGAGGGCTCACATCGTAGAAGCTGACGAAAGATCAAAACAAGGTATCTTTTTATATTGTTTGCTGAAGCTCAAGCTACCATGATTTATTGCTCTATTGTTTTTAATAATTCTATATGATGGTTGGGATTAAGGACTAAGGGCATTAGTTGTTATAACATAGaagtaggggtgtgcaaaaaccgaattaactgacaaaaccgaaccaaataaaaaactgGTGGGTCGGTAAATTGTTTTTCAGAAAACCGAAAGTAGTGGGCCAGTTATGGTTATCAATGTTTCCATACCTGCCATAACCGATAAAATCTGTCACGTTTTAGATTTTTCACCATTTTTTCAATATTCGATGTTTTTAGTTAAATGTTTGTTAGAATTTATGGGTTATATATCATAtcgttttggttgaatgtttgtTTGAATTTATGGATTATAGCATATCGTTTTGTTTGAATATTCGGTAATTAAATGGATTTATGTTATAGATTTTGTATATCTTAATCCtatgttatatattattatataaaaatgtGTAATAACAATTTATTATATGGTTTAGAAAAATGAGCTATTTTTAGCTAGACCCAAATTCAAGGTTAATCGACTCATAACCGACCCTCCATAATCTTCAAAACCGATTAACCAAAACCGCCATAACCgattggttatggttatggttgtGGTTATCCATTAACCGACGTCGCGGTTATGATTATAGTTTTTGGCGAAAACAGACCCATGCACACTCCTACATAGAAGTATGTAAGCACTTTTTTTTTAGAATTGCCGTATGctgctattattattattatcattattattgttatcattattattataatattattgtATTCATCAAAATTTTTATTGATATCTTTTTGGTGCACCATCAGGTTCTGCTACAGGAGAACGGGCAAGTTTTGGAAATATGAGATCTGAAAGGCATTCTAGATGGGTCCCACACCTTGCTGAAACAAAAAATACGGAGAATAACGGAACAAGCAGCACTAAGCCTTTGGGCAGCGATGGCAAGCGCAAGCCGATAAGAAGAAATAGCAATTTCAGCACCTCTCCTTCCGGAAACAGGGTACCTTCTTGTATTCGTACTTTCTTATTATGTAGCATTTGTTTACGGTTACTTTGATGAGCAGTATAAGGATCTGAAGGCAACTAGAATGGCTGCAAATGCGCTGGATGAAGTTGTTGAAGTGGATGAATTGAATGAAAAACTTGAAGCACAAGATACCTCTACTAGAGTTGAGGGTGGCTCTACTACACGCGAAATTACAGCTTTGCCACCTCCACCGCCTCCTCCGATTGCCTCCAATGCTTACTTACAGGTTAGCTTATATTTATCTATCAATTTggtataaattatattttttatactGTTACTATTTCTCAACTGAAGTGTTCTACTATAAAGTAATATTGTCTCTATATGACAGCAATATCATATTTTAGTGTTCCTTGAAAATTAAACTACTTTCTTATATTTAAGTGTGACGGTTAAACCCTCAATTTGAACAATTATGTCATGAGACATAACTTGAACAATTCTTACTTTGTAAGATGCTCCAAGTGAAATTCTCAAATTTCATCAAGCCTTTCGGCACGTGAGATAtgattttgttttttaattttgcTTGTAGTACAAGGGGGAAAATGAGACTCTGGATGCGGTTAACGATATTGACGAGGACGAGATGCTGGATGTTGACATAGATTGACTCTTATTAGCTCAGAAATACAGAATGCATAGTCGCCCTAGTTTTTTGCAGTATGTGTAACAGTATTTTGATATGCTTTCGTGTTTCTAATACCCGGTAACAAGTAAGGGTTATGCACTTTTAGGCTTTGGCAGGGACTTCTGTAGCAATAGAGTATGCGTGTGATTATATTTgctagagttaaatgccattttagttccTTGTGGTTTGGATCATTTTGCGAGTTTAGTCcgaaggtttcatttttcgcctgtgggtccaaaatgtttcactgttgccattttagttcactgggttaacttcatcaatTATTTTTGTTACGAGAAGggaaattcggtcattttatatggccgaattgtcattctagttaacagaattatacatataaaataaccgaattgcccttctcgttaacataaataatggatgaagttaacttagtggactaaaatggcaatgatgaaacctttttggacccacatgcgaaaaatgaaacatttggactaaactgtcaaaatggcccaaaccacagggactaaaatgacattcaACTCTATTTGCTATTTAGATAGTGACATGGTAAATCTTAATGAACTTCATTACAATACGATAAACAATTTTAGTGGCCGTTTGTTTGCGATGGGCTTGGGGCGTTGTCTGTGGTTGCGGGCGTATGAGGTCGCCTTTATTTGAATAGGTCAAATATAATAGAACTTTTACTTTATCATGAGGAACCGAACCGGCATTGTTTGAACATTAGTACCGAATCTGTATTTGTTTTTTATGGTTTTCTCAATATGACGGtataaagtttgttgaaaatGGAGTTGTACTCGCAAGAATACATTTTTCAATCTTAGTAACCCTCTTTAAATACATtactctttttattatttatcttgttctttatgttttttttgtttgaaaacCTCCAAATTTCTTGTTCGGCATGTCACACAATTCTTTTTAAGTTGTATGAACCCACAAACTTGTTGATGAAAGATTAAAAATTTGGTTTCCACTCATGATAATCCTCCTTAAACAATAACATTGGTGGCGACATTTCTTGTTTTTAAGTAACTTTAGTTTCGACTTATCCGAAACTTGTAACCAAAAACTAAATCACTCGGATATACCAAAATATCACTGATCAATACACGGCTCAACAATCTTCAACTGATGTCCCACTTTTCTTAAAAATTGTAAGCAGGCCCAATTTTTAAGACACGCCGACGAGTAGCCCATGTGAAATGTTGAATGATAGACCCAATAATCaatttagttagcccaaacagaACTTTATATCAAGTTTCGGCCCATCACAATTGTTATCATCTTTTGTAAACTCCAAAATACACGGTCCACAATAAAAATAGAACTCGTCAATTTGCACCAGAGGTATAACTGGTTTGGTTAACCAGTTATACCGGTTAATTTGATTTTAATCagttatttttttaattagtCCGATTAATTATTTAAACTGGTTATTTTCGGTTTCTTTTTGCCTTTTTTATGAATTAACTGGGTTTCGGTTATTTTGTGCACCTCTAATTTGCACCAGCTCACTTGATTT encodes:
- the LOC110868030 gene encoding zinc finger CCCH domain-containing protein 13 isoform X1, which codes for MVGRKVFKTRICVLYTKGRCHRQSCSFAHGDAELRRYNNSSSSSSFNNNARRDHRAGDLRDKLGRQWSPPRRNSLERDSRDPLPSPRYGKRSDWGHRKRQHFDGENDYSGSLRLADGVERHARDRKPLSPEFDDIHDEQSMVQLKQLQSEIDMLEDHKQQLQIYLEESTQEAESLNSKIEELEMQLSTEKDECKRISSKIRKFVKANNRHTRLQEELKRSQSRLQRLGDQLGSDARVAANEDDTNISILSDEETMGNLLMSPKIHKASPTKNETFGNRLVVPRKDEYNASPSKKRMRAHIVEADERSKQGSATGERASFGNMRSERHSRWVPHLAETKNTENNGTSSTKPLGSDGKRKPIRRNSNFSTSPSGNRYKDLKATRMAANALDEVVEVDELNEKLEAQDTSTRVEGGSTTREITALPPPPPPPIASNAYLQYKGENETLDAVNDIDEDEMLDVDID
- the LOC110868030 gene encoding zinc finger CCCH domain-containing protein 13 isoform X2 encodes the protein MVGRKVFKTRICVLYTKGRCHRQSCSFAHGDAELRRYNNSSSSSSFNNNARRDHRAGDLRDKLGRQWSPPRRNSLERDSRDPLPSPRYGKRSDWGHRKRQHFDGENDYSGSLRLADGVERHARDRKPLSPEFDDIHDEQLKQLQSEIDMLEDHKQQLQIYLEESTQEAESLNSKIEELEMQLSTEKDECKRISSKIRKFVKANNRHTRLQEELKRSQSRLQRLGDQLGSDARVAANEDDTNISILSDEETMGNLLMSPKIHKASPTKNETFGNRLVVPRKDEYNASPSKKRMRAHIVEADERSKQGSATGERASFGNMRSERHSRWVPHLAETKNTENNGTSSTKPLGSDGKRKPIRRNSNFSTSPSGNRYKDLKATRMAANALDEVVEVDELNEKLEAQDTSTRVEGGSTTREITALPPPPPPPIASNAYLQYKGENETLDAVNDIDEDEMLDVDID